From Spirosoma aerolatum, one genomic window encodes:
- a CDS encoding riboflavin synthase gives MFTGIVETTGTISAIESEGTNLTFRIESNMASELKIDQSVSHNGVCLTVTSVSDGSYTVTAVDETLRKTNLGQLKVGDRVNLERCMPANGRFDGHIVQGHVDQTGVCTNVQDMNGSWLYDFQYEPDESGNITVEKGSICINGVSLTVFNSQPDRFRVTIIPYTYEHTTFRDLRVGDKVNLEFDIVGKYIKKMLGNAYFVAGEAVK, from the coding sequence ATGTTTACAGGTATTGTTGAAACGACCGGTACTATATCGGCCATTGAATCGGAAGGGACGAACTTGACGTTTCGAATAGAATCGAATATGGCCTCCGAATTGAAAATTGATCAGAGTGTGAGTCATAACGGCGTTTGCCTGACCGTCACCAGCGTGAGCGATGGCAGTTACACTGTTACGGCTGTCGATGAAACGCTGAGGAAAACAAACCTTGGTCAGTTGAAAGTGGGCGATCGGGTTAACCTGGAACGTTGCATGCCAGCCAACGGTCGATTCGATGGACATATTGTGCAGGGGCATGTTGACCAGACGGGTGTTTGTACCAACGTACAGGATATGAATGGAAGCTGGCTGTACGATTTTCAGTATGAACCCGACGAATCCGGTAATATTACGGTCGAAAAAGGGTCAATTTGTATCAATGGTGTTAGTTTAACCGTTTTCAATTCGCAGCCCGATCGATTTCGGGTTACCATCATTCCGTACACATACGAACATACCACCTTCCGTGACCTTAGAGTAGGAGACAAGGTCAACCTGGAGTTCGATATTGTCGGAAAGTATATCAAAAAAATGCTGGGAAACGCTTATTTTGTAGCTGGCGAAGCCGTAAAATGA
- a CDS encoding class I SAM-dependent DNA methyltransferase: MLIRAFFMIGHSEEYEKMARLEGQLWWYRSLHKRVETAIRRQFGDRKAIKILDAGCGTGGMLAYLRKKGYTDLRGIDGSADAIAFCQQRNLPVTSLNLNDLAYFEPYTQYDAIICNDVFCYFTDADLLPFIRALQQRLKPAGILVSNNNAFNAFEGQHDIAVGVIRRFVLSDFAGMMPKMGMRIIDSTYWSFTLSIPILLMRQWQRLQLAMGWRTVEEAQSDVYLPAPWLNETLYWITEMEQKLFRRTPFGSSLFIIAVTDPAAR, translated from the coding sequence TTGCTTATTCGCGCTTTCTTTATGATCGGTCATTCGGAAGAATATGAGAAGATGGCCCGGCTGGAAGGGCAGTTATGGTGGTATCGTAGCCTGCACAAACGGGTAGAAACAGCTATTCGTCGGCAGTTTGGCGACCGTAAGGCTATAAAAATCCTGGATGCAGGCTGCGGGACCGGTGGGATGCTCGCGTATCTTCGTAAGAAAGGCTATACCGATTTACGAGGTATCGACGGGTCGGCTGATGCCATCGCTTTTTGTCAGCAACGTAATCTGCCGGTTACTTCACTGAATCTAAATGATCTAGCCTATTTCGAACCCTACACCCAGTATGATGCCATTATCTGTAACGATGTATTCTGCTATTTTACCGATGCCGATCTATTACCATTCATACGGGCACTACAGCAACGTTTGAAACCAGCGGGAATCTTAGTGAGCAACAATAATGCCTTCAATGCTTTTGAAGGGCAGCATGATATTGCTGTGGGGGTAATTCGAAGGTTTGTTTTAAGTGATTTCGCCGGAATGATGCCTAAGATGGGTATGCGGATTATCGACTCCACCTATTGGAGTTTCACGCTTTCCATCCCAATTTTGCTGATGCGGCAATGGCAGCGGTTGCAGTTGGCGATGGGCTGGCGTACGGTTGAAGAAGCTCAATCGGATGTTTACTTACCGGCACCCTGGCTAAATGAAACACTGTATTGGATCACAGAAATGGAACAAAAGCTGTTTCGCCGAACCCCATTCGGAAGTTCGCTGTTCATAATAGCTGTAACCGATCCAGCGGCTCGGTGA
- a CDS encoding glycosyltransferase family 2 protein — protein MNLSVIIPVYNSERTIGPLVERLQECLLGQEFDVVLVNDGSRDNSEVVCQQLENRYANVTFVSLRKNFGEFNAVLCGLNHASGKYAVIIDDDFQNPPEAILTLVATAEQGDFDVVYSRYAQKEHHWFRNLGSWLVNTLTTYSIGKPRDLYLSSFKLIRREVINEIIRYRGPYPYIDGLIFRVTRNVTSVEVPHHVRAEGRSSYTIRKLISLFLNVFIGYSLWPIRVFTVFGAALFVVSLFIGFCFMVGWITKSIIIPDWGIIVWAIGMGLGFQILSLGVLGEYLGKLFMAYSGLPAYVEKERKRERAKE, from the coding sequence ATGAATCTTTCTGTCATTATTCCGGTCTACAACAGCGAACGAACCATAGGGCCGTTGGTTGAGCGTTTACAGGAATGCCTGTTGGGGCAGGAGTTTGATGTTGTATTAGTCAATGACGGTAGTCGGGATAATTCAGAAGTCGTATGTCAGCAACTGGAAAATCGCTATGCAAATGTGACGTTTGTATCGTTACGGAAAAATTTTGGGGAATTCAATGCGGTTCTGTGCGGGCTTAACCATGCTTCTGGAAAGTATGCCGTGATCATCGACGATGATTTTCAGAACCCGCCAGAAGCAATTCTAACCCTTGTAGCTACCGCCGAGCAGGGTGATTTTGATGTAGTCTATAGCCGCTATGCCCAAAAAGAGCACCATTGGTTCAGAAACCTGGGCAGTTGGCTCGTCAATACACTGACAACCTATTCTATTGGAAAGCCACGAGATTTATATCTGTCGAGTTTTAAGCTAATCCGACGGGAAGTAATCAACGAAATTATTCGGTACAGAGGGCCTTATCCTTATATCGACGGACTTATTTTCCGGGTGACGCGTAATGTTACCAGTGTGGAAGTGCCTCATCATGTACGCGCTGAAGGGCGTTCCAGTTATACGATTCGGAAACTTATCAGTCTATTTCTGAACGTGTTTATTGGGTACTCACTCTGGCCAATCCGGGTTTTTACAGTGTTCGGTGCAGCTCTGTTTGTCGTGAGTCTTTTCATCGGTTTCTGTTTTATGGTGGGCTGGATTACGAAATCAATCATTATTCCTGATTGGGGTATTATTGTGTGGGCAATCGGAATGGGATTAGGGTTCCAAATACTCTCTTTAGGTGTGTTGGGTGAATACCTGGGTAAATTATTTATGGCGTATAGTGGGCTACCCGCCTATGTCGAAAAAGAGCGAAAGCGTGAACGAGCCAAAGAGTAG